The genomic window aacacttcctatttgtgtgaccctggacaagtcacttaaccccaattgcctcagcaaaaaataaataaataaatcataaataaataaaataaaataaaataaataaataaaaatgtgtgactaaatatcagttcatataaaaatGAGTAGAGAATATGAGGAATCATCTAGGCATCCAATTCAATCTCtcagttttatagataaggaaactatagcccagagaagttaaacGATTGACCAAAATCATGTAAACAATAAATAGCAGATCTGGTATTTAAATCTTGGGTCTTCTGAAGCAAAACCCAATGCTTTTTAGAGGATGCAAGCCCAAGATGAACAAATAGTATGCcatggaagtttaaaaaaaaaaaaaagtaaatctaaaAATAGCATGGACCTCTAGGGAAACAAAAGTCTGCCTTCTTTTCTGATTACACCATGTTTCAAATTCTGTATTTAGTTCTCAATACCACATTTTAAATAGGACATTAATACACAGAATCAGCTCCATGTGATATTAGGATTAAATAAAGGAGCTGAGATTGTTTAATTTGTAGTATTGAAGATTTGGGGACTGGGAGGGCATAGTTTCATAATAGTATTTGAATGGCTCTCATGTGGAATAGAAATTAGACTTTAATGGccccaaaagaagaagaaggaacagTGGCTATAAGTTAAGAGAGGCTGATTTCAAATCAGTATAGGGAAAAAGCTTCCTAAGAATTTGACCCTTCTAAAAGTGGAATAATCTATAGCAATATCTGGTATTTTTTCATTActtggaagtcttcaagtaaAGCAGAGATAACTTCTATCTGAACTGTTATAGGGGGCATTCCTGTGTAAGTATAGTTTAAATAAGGATTCTTTCTAAGTTCATTGATTAAGTGGTTCAAGGAACATTGCACATTAGAGTAACTTGTAGAGGTGTCATATTCCCCAGTAAATTGTAATTACTATAAGGATAAGCAATGGATTTTGTATATCATAAGTAATTAAAGTATGCTGACATTCTCTTGACTCAAACTCCAAATGTGCGCTTGCTTTATTTCTGAACATAAAATGATACTACAAAAATAATTGTATCCCTAATGTTTTGCACACAGGAaacacttaagaaatattttttttcattcaatttcattcatttttaaccCCTCCTTAAGTTTGTCCATGTTTAGGGGGTGGAGTGGGTTTTGGAGAGTGAAAGTAAAGAATCAGTAAATCTTAAAGAACATCAAATCTTCTCTGAATGTGAATTGTAGACTGGTGAATCAACAAATCCACAGAATTTCCTGTGCAGAATCTCATTGTATTTATACTATTGTTTTCTGGCTGGGCAGTgtgggttttttccttctttggttcTTGATGATGATCACATCTTTCCTAGGTGAGGATCACATATTTCCTAGATGTAGAGATGAAATGAATTATGTAATCATTAATCTAGGGCTCACGACCATCCTGGAAGATGGTGGTGTGGATAGAATGGTTATATTTGTTAAAGCTATCATATCCACATTCTACAAATGACtaaaatgaggcagagagaggttatgcaacttgcctaatgtcacacaaataataagcaTCTGAAAATAGATTTGATCTCAAGTTTTTCTGGCTACACATCTTACCTACTGCAGTATGATAGATATTATAGTGTAGATTATGGAGAAATGGCACCAAGACATATGCCATcattgtgaccctaggcaatcaCATAATCTCATTACTCTTAGCCAATATCTATGACTATAAATTGAAAAAACGGTACCAATCGATttttgtagagggaatttcctcaacTGGAATTCCCTGTAACAATTAAATCACAAATCTAGTCCTAGTCTCTGAGAGAGATATgatatataaacattaaaaaaaatcaagttttgaTTAAGCCCTTATTCGgtgtcaaacactgtgctaaacactggaaatgtagaggaaaaataatgaaataatttctgctcAAAAAGAGGTTTCATTCTGATGGGAGAGAcaagaatatatacaaaaatacagcACAAATATGAGATGGATAAACTCAAACATACACAAAGTATCTAAATATAAGATAGTTTGGGATGGAAGACACTAGCATCTGGAAGGATCAAGAAGGATTtcatacaaaacataatgcataatctgtgtcttgaaggaagagagagactatAAAAGTTCAAGGTAAGGAGGCAATAAGTGTAAATAATTAGTAGATGGATAGGGAGACAGGAGATATAATGCTATGGGTGAGAAACATAATAAAGATAATTGACTTATCAAAGATGTACAAGGGAGAACAATATTCAATGAGACTGGAACAAATAGATTATTGTCAAGTTGTGTAGAACTTTAAAAGCTAAAagtacctaatttttttttatcctagaggcaatagaaaGTCAGTACAGATGATTGAGTTTTGGGGTTAAGATAATATAGTAAGATTtgcatttaagaaaaattattttcagtaagTTTTAGGATAGATTGGATTGAAGTTTGAAGTAGGGAGGCCAATTAGGTacctattgcaataatctaggtgagGAGTGTTGAGGGCCTTAACTAAGGTGGTATCATTGTGAATGGAGACAAGGGATCAGGAGCAAGAGCTGTGAAGGCAGAAATGACAATATTTggcaaaattttcaaaataacatgataaaaaagcataaaaaaaacgCTATGTAAGATCTAAAAAGGAAGGATGTTACTGATTGTGGCTTTCTGAAGAAGATGACATTTGAACTTCATAGAGGGATGCTGTATCTTTTCCCCCTCTTACTgtgatttttgtcattattttttgtaggaaaaaaaaacatattttttctttgtcatccTAACTTCAGTGACCTAACCAGTCTCCTATCATGACTGCCTTCAACTTTAGCCATGTGAGGCCTTCCTTCTTCATCCTAAAGGGCATTCCTGGATTAGAGGATACCCATATTTGGATATCAATACcattttcttctatgtattttatcACTGTTCTGGGTAACTGTACTATCCTTTTCATTATCACCACAGAGCGCACACTGCACAAGCCCATGTTCCTGCTCCTTTGCATGCTGGCCCTCACTGATCTGGGCATGTCCACTACGACCATTCCCAAAGCTCTATGCATTTTCTGGTTCGATCAAAAAGAGATCACCTTCGAGGGATGTTTGACCCAGTTGTTCTTCATCCATTCCATTTCAGTCATGCAATCAGCAGTTTTAATGACCATGGCTTTTGATCGTTATGTGGCAATCTGTGAGCCACTCCGCTACGCCACCATCCTCTCCAATGGCCGCATAGGTCTCATTGGGTTGTTCAGTTTAGTGAGAGCCATAATTTTTATCCTCCCCATGCCTGTTCTCCTCCAACACATGCCATTTTGTACAAGCCAGGTGATCCCCACAACCTACTGTGAACATATGGCGGTAGTGAAAAAGGTATGTGCAGACACCACTATCAACCGTATGTATGGCCTCGTGATCGCCTTAGTGGTCATTGGTCTGGATCTCTCTGCCATTGCCTCATCCTATGTGTTTATCATCAGGGCAGTGATGCGACTTTCCTCCAAGGAAGCTCACCACAAGGCAGTCAACACCTGCACCACACACATCTGTGTGATGCTCACATCTTATACACCtccacttttttccttccttgcacATCGGTTTGGTCGGGGTATCCCACCCCATATTCACATCATCCTTGGCAACCTTTATTTTCTCGTGCCTCCCATGCTCAACCCCATCATTTATGGATTAAAGACTAAGGAATTTCGGGACAAAGTAACCAAATATTGTTGTTGGAAGAGGGAGCCCATCACCATAGCCCCTGATCAAAAACCAGTCTGATGATTGGGAGAACATGAAAGGAGAGCAGGAAAAGAATGCCAGGCAAAAGAAGTTTCCTTTGAGATATGGCtactgcaggatgatttcagaaaggcctggagtgacttacataaactgaagctaagtgaaatgagcagaaccaggagatcattgtacatggcaatgaaaagattatatgatgatcaattctgatgggtgtagctctcttcaacaatgagattattcaggccagttccaatgattttatgatctAGAATC from Sminthopsis crassicaudata isolate SCR6 chromosome 3, ASM4859323v1, whole genome shotgun sequence includes these protein-coding regions:
- the LOC141559936 gene encoding olfactory receptor 52P1-like; the encoded protein is MTAFNFSHVRPSFFILKGIPGLEDTHIWISIPFSSMYFITVLGNCTILFIITTERTLHKPMFLLLCMLALTDLGMSTTTIPKALCIFWFDQKEITFEGCLTQLFFIHSISVMQSAVLMTMAFDRYVAICEPLRYATILSNGRIGLIGLFSLVRAIIFILPMPVLLQHMPFCTSQVIPTTYCEHMAVVKKVCADTTINRMYGLVIALVVIGLDLSAIASSYVFIIRAVMRLSSKEAHHKAVNTCTTHICVMLTSYTPPLFSFLAHRFGRGIPPHIHIILGNLYFLVPPMLNPIIYGLKTKEFRDKVTKYCCWKREPITIAPDQKPV